In one window of Streptomyces sp. NBC_00193 DNA:
- a CDS encoding LysR family transcriptional regulator, with protein sequence MSELEVRELRYFIAVAEELNFSRAAQRLGMAQPPLSKAIAQMESRLGVRLLERTTRQVRLTNAGHVLLDQARIAVDAVHAAARRARRAGQPTPQLVVAVKPGGDAGLLREILAAYRGTGAHLPPPEVVVGGSGEPIAMLRDGRADVALLRSPFDGQGLDSQTLVVEPRLAVLPAAHRLAGRRRLRLSDLEGEPIPRWKGAAPSTTAYYTGCDGAGAGGGHTGSAPADTPEGPLVAGVEQLLEVVALGQAVAFLARSTTERHQRPDIAYRPVAGLSPSAVVVAWPETSRSTAVAAFVRAAHDVAAHHPDHMPALV encoded by the coding sequence ATGAGTGAGCTAGAGGTGCGGGAGCTGAGGTACTTCATCGCGGTCGCCGAGGAACTGAACTTCAGCCGGGCCGCGCAACGCCTGGGGATGGCGCAGCCCCCGCTGTCGAAGGCGATCGCTCAGATGGAGTCCCGGCTCGGAGTACGCCTGCTGGAGCGCACCACCCGGCAGGTGAGGCTGACCAACGCCGGTCACGTGCTGCTCGACCAGGCCCGGATCGCGGTCGACGCGGTGCACGCGGCGGCCCGGCGAGCACGCCGGGCCGGTCAGCCGACGCCCCAGCTCGTCGTGGCGGTCAAACCGGGAGGCGATGCCGGGCTGCTGCGGGAGATCCTCGCCGCCTACCGGGGAACGGGTGCGCATCTGCCGCCGCCCGAAGTCGTCGTCGGCGGCAGCGGGGAGCCGATCGCCATGCTGCGCGACGGCCGTGCCGACGTAGCGCTGCTGCGCAGCCCGTTCGACGGCCAAGGGCTGGATTCCCAGACGCTCGTGGTCGAGCCGCGACTGGCCGTCCTCCCCGCCGCGCACCGGCTGGCCGGACGCCGGCGACTGCGGCTGAGCGACCTCGAGGGCGAACCGATCCCGCGCTGGAAGGGCGCCGCCCCCTCCACCACCGCCTACTACACCGGATGCGACGGCGCGGGAGCAGGCGGTGGCCACACGGGCTCGGCGCCGGCCGACACCCCTGAGGGGCCGCTCGTGGCCGGCGTCGAGCAACTCCTGGAGGTGGTCGCGCTGGGGCAGGCGGTGGCGTTCCTGGCACGCTCCACCACCGAGCGGCACCAGCGCCCGGACATCGCCTACCGGCCGGTCGCCGGCCTCAGCCCCAGCGCGGTCGTGGTCGCCTGGCCGGAGACCTCGCGATCCACAGCCGTGGCCGCCTTCGTCCGAGCCGCCCACGACGTCGCCGCCCACCACCCCGACCACATGCCCGCACTGGTCTGA
- a CDS encoding ADP-ribosylglycohydrolase family protein: protein MSSPPYAPAARASLDGLVMGDAFGDSWFTLSGEDVEGQWAARRLRPTPWQWTDDSAMAFVLFAHLAAGGEVRPDALAREFAAEYARDSGRKYGASMHEVLGRIGAGESPRGVTSEQFGGQGSYGNGAAMRVAPLGAWFRDDPKEAAGQARLSALATHAHPEAVAGAVAVAVAAALAAASAGHDAPVRAEFLREVAAYVPGSEVGSGLRAAADFPAGTPVGRAASVLGSGWRISAPDTVPFALWSAAGHLDDLTEALWQTVGGWGDRDTTCAIAGGVVAARTGTGGVPADWLAAREAVPAWSGWTPEQQAPQGLSR, encoded by the coding sequence ATGAGCAGCCCGCCGTACGCCCCGGCAGCCCGCGCCTCCCTCGACGGGCTGGTGATGGGCGATGCCTTCGGCGACAGCTGGTTCACGCTCTCCGGCGAGGACGTCGAGGGGCAGTGGGCGGCGCGCAGGCTCCGGCCCACCCCGTGGCAGTGGACGGACGACTCCGCCATGGCGTTCGTGCTCTTCGCCCACCTGGCTGCCGGCGGGGAGGTCCGGCCCGACGCTCTGGCGCGGGAGTTCGCCGCCGAGTACGCGCGGGATTCGGGGCGCAAGTACGGGGCCTCCATGCACGAGGTGCTGGGGCGGATCGGCGCCGGCGAAAGCCCGCGCGGTGTCACCTCCGAGCAGTTCGGCGGGCAGGGTTCCTACGGCAACGGCGCCGCGATGCGGGTCGCGCCGCTCGGTGCCTGGTTCCGGGACGACCCGAAGGAGGCCGCCGGGCAGGCCCGGCTGTCCGCGCTGGCCACGCACGCCCATCCCGAGGCGGTCGCGGGCGCCGTGGCCGTGGCAGTGGCCGCCGCGCTGGCGGCGGCGAGCGCGGGCCACGACGCCCCGGTCCGCGCCGAGTTCCTGCGGGAAGTCGCCGCGTACGTACCGGGCAGCGAGGTCGGCTCGGGGCTGCGGGCTGCCGCGGACTTCCCCGCGGGTACCCCGGTGGGCCGGGCCGCGTCCGTGCTGGGCTCGGGGTGGCGGATCTCGGCCCCCGACACCGTGCCGTTCGCCCTTTGGTCCGCTGCGGGGCACTTGGACGACCTGACGGAGGCCCTGTGGCAGACCGTCGGCGGCTGGGGCGATCGCGACACCACGTGCGCGATCGCGGGCGGGGTCGTCGCGGCGCGCACCGGCACCGGCGGCGTTCCGGCCGACTGGCTCGCGGCGCGCGAGGCGGTTCCGGCGTGGAGCGGGTGGACGCCGGAGCAGCAGGCCCCCCAGGGCCTTTCCCGGTAG
- a CDS encoding VanZ family protein → MNHNASLSSPPRRTRRVVLLGSAALGLASVLYVVRGPLMMSAPRCMAGQWHGCLDTFNGVVLMTFVAVPLSLLVVWAMARRRRGAGVGDASAWRWSLAEVGMVHGTVPWVWMTMMPGSGAGTVPGRYSLVPIRDLLTMGPLGIGGNLLVFASLGFFAPMRWAALASVPRVLALGAGCSVLVETAQYVLQLDRVSSVDDVLVNATGAALAALASRRWWRTTAPEPSDLPRPSPAPAPTG, encoded by the coding sequence ATGAACCACAACGCCTCTCTGTCTTCACCGCCCCGCCGCACGCGCAGGGTCGTACTCCTCGGCTCGGCGGCCCTCGGCTTGGCGAGCGTCCTGTACGTCGTGCGGGGGCCGCTCATGATGTCCGCTCCGAGGTGCATGGCCGGGCAGTGGCACGGGTGCCTCGACACCTTCAACGGCGTGGTGCTCATGACCTTCGTCGCCGTGCCGTTGTCCCTGCTGGTGGTGTGGGCCATGGCCCGCCGTCGGCGCGGCGCGGGCGTCGGCGACGCGTCGGCGTGGCGGTGGTCGCTGGCCGAGGTGGGCATGGTGCACGGGACGGTTCCGTGGGTATGGATGACCATGATGCCGGGCTCCGGGGCCGGGACCGTCCCCGGCCGGTACAGCCTGGTACCGATACGGGACCTGCTCACCATGGGGCCGCTCGGGATCGGCGGGAACCTGCTGGTCTTCGCCTCACTGGGGTTCTTCGCCCCGATGCGGTGGGCGGCACTGGCCTCCGTACCGCGGGTCCTGGCCCTCGGGGCGGGTTGTTCGGTCCTGGTCGAAACGGCGCAGTACGTCCTGCAGCTGGACCGGGTCTCCTCCGTCGACGACGTCCTGGTCAACGCCACCGGCGCCGCCCTGGCCGCACTCGCGTCGCGCCGCTGGTGGCGCACCACGGCACCGGAGCCGTCGGACCTGCCCCGCCCCTCGCCGGCGCCTGCGCCGACGGGCTGA
- a CDS encoding response regulator transcription factor, which yields MRVLIVEDEPYLAEAVRDGLRLEAIAADIAGDGDSALELLDVNSYDLAILDRDIPGPSGDEVARRIVASGSGIPILMLTAADRIDDKASGFGLGADDYLTKPFELRELVLRLRALDRRRAYARPPVRRIAGLRLDPFRREVFRDGRYVALTRKQFAVLDVLVAAEGGVVSAEELLERAWDENADPLTNAVRITVSALRKRLGEPWIIATVPGVGYRIDTRPETGDEGADRG from the coding sequence ATGCGCGTACTGATCGTCGAGGACGAGCCCTACCTGGCCGAGGCCGTCCGTGACGGTCTGCGGCTGGAGGCCATCGCCGCCGACATCGCCGGAGACGGCGACTCCGCCCTGGAACTGCTCGACGTCAACTCCTACGACCTCGCGATCCTCGACCGCGACATCCCCGGCCCCTCCGGCGACGAGGTCGCCCGCCGCATCGTCGCCTCCGGCAGCGGCATCCCGATCCTCATGCTCACCGCCGCCGACCGGATCGACGACAAGGCGTCCGGGTTCGGGCTCGGTGCCGACGACTACCTCACCAAGCCGTTCGAACTGCGGGAGCTCGTCCTGCGGCTGCGGGCGCTCGACCGCAGGCGTGCGTACGCCCGGCCCCCGGTCCGCCGGATCGCGGGCCTGCGGCTCGACCCCTTCCGCCGGGAGGTCTTCCGCGACGGACGCTACGTCGCGCTCACCCGCAAGCAGTTCGCCGTCCTGGACGTCCTCGTCGCCGCCGAGGGCGGGGTCGTCAGCGCCGAGGAACTGCTGGAACGGGCCTGGGACGAGAACGCCGACCCCCTCACCAACGCCGTGCGCATCACCGTCTCGGCACTGCGCAAACGGCTCGGCGAACCGTGGATCATCGCCACGGTGCCCGGCGTGGGCTACCGCATCGACACCCGGCCGGAGACCGGAGACGAGGGAGCGGACCGTGGATAG
- a CDS encoding HAMP domain-containing sensor histidine kinase — translation MDRAPGLSVRCKLTLSYAGFLMVAGALLLAAVWLFLLRYVPDRALIVSADTPTHGVFPIRSNLLRVFAPRAAAVLMLLLVIGLVGGWILAGRMLAPLTRITDAARTAGNRSLSHRIHMQGRQDEFRELADAFDSMLEQLESHVAEQRRFAANASHELRTPLAISRTLLEVARKDPTRDRGELIERLHSVNARAIDLTEALLLLSHGDRADFARASVDLSLLAEEAAETLLPLAEQRRITLDVTGGQARTDGSAELLLRMVTNLVQNAVVHNLRAGGTVTVHTEEHGGTSVLRVENTGPRLPPDLVPTLTEPFRRATDRVRTDEHAGVGLGLAIVHSIVRAHAGTLDLVPRPSGGLLVTVRLPRTPRSTPVPGGAAG, via the coding sequence GTGGATAGGGCGCCCGGGTTGAGCGTGCGTTGCAAACTCACCCTCAGCTACGCCGGATTCCTCATGGTCGCCGGCGCCCTGCTGCTCGCGGCGGTCTGGCTGTTCCTCCTGCGGTACGTCCCCGATCGGGCGCTCATCGTCTCCGCGGACACGCCCACCCACGGCGTCTTCCCCATCCGGTCCAACCTCCTGCGCGTCTTCGCTCCGAGGGCGGCCGCCGTACTCATGCTCCTGCTGGTGATCGGCCTCGTGGGAGGGTGGATCCTCGCCGGCCGCATGCTCGCGCCCCTGACCCGGATCACGGATGCGGCCCGGACGGCCGGGAACCGGTCGCTGTCCCACCGGATCCACATGCAGGGCCGACAGGACGAATTCCGCGAACTCGCCGACGCGTTCGACTCCATGCTCGAACAACTGGAGTCCCACGTGGCCGAACAGCGGAGGTTCGCCGCGAACGCCTCCCACGAGCTGCGCACCCCGCTGGCCATCTCCCGGACGCTCCTCGAGGTCGCCCGCAAGGACCCGACGCGGGACCGGGGCGAACTCATCGAACGCCTGCACTCCGTCAATGCGCGGGCGATCGACCTCACCGAGGCCCTCCTGCTCCTCAGCCACGGCGACCGCGCGGACTTCGCCCGCGCGAGCGTCGACCTCTCGCTCCTCGCCGAGGAAGCCGCCGAAACCCTGCTCCCCCTCGCCGAGCAGCGCCGGATCACCCTCGACGTCACGGGTGGGCAGGCCCGGACCGACGGCTCCGCCGAGCTCCTGCTGCGGATGGTGACGAACCTCGTCCAGAACGCCGTCGTCCACAACCTCCGCGCCGGCGGGACCGTGACGGTCCACACCGAGGAGCACGGCGGCACGAGCGTGCTGCGGGTCGAGAACACGGGCCCCCGGCTCCCACCGGACCTGGTCCCGACGCTCACCGAACCCTTCCGCCGCGCGACCGACCGCGTACGCACGGACGAGCACGCCGGGGTCGGCCTCGGCCTGGCCATCGTGCACAGCATCGTCCGTGCCCACGCCGGGACCCTCGACCTCGTCCCGCGCCCGTCCGGCGGTCTCCTCGTCACGGTCCGCCTCCCGCGTACGCCGCGGTCAACGCCCGTACCCGGCGGAGCGGCCGGCTAG
- a CDS encoding D-alanyl-D-alanine carboxypeptidase has protein sequence MTAVPVEGETPGATKDEHPGRTPGPHDAQTPTPAQRTALGPEQEPAPRPDPRTVPAQRAAAGTAAAAASAAASATVAGSGAASESASGNGSEPESELESEPESATASESEPESAAVPEPGSVPVPRSGDDLEVAPDPASGPGVEPAAGGVAEPVPSARVVPDTVSASESPSAIAAQDAPEPSSDSVPESGGGQPVAGVVSTLGADPETASTSAAGPDDGPGSRPESDSERTSQFVALKSLDEAPSASAPVPSWARRPVPAPAPVRPAPAPAEPAPAAPAPGTGPGRTSGPVATPAAAPARVTAPGTAPVGGGAPAVAPAEAVAPEGTTEQPLPALDLLAQLTNTPPPPETPARTVARRVRIWVPLLLLLVAVLAVVQALRPLPDAILTSEGAASSVALDGRFDVPWPEKGQAAVRIGGAGDVGTFGEQKPVPTASVAKVMTAYVILKNHPLKKDEGGPQIAVDDKAVADGKSASESRIPGLTTGTRFSQQDMLKMLMIPSGNNIARLLARWDTGSDSEAAFVEKMNAEAKALGMTSTTYTDPSGLDAKTVSTAVDQLKLAEEVMKFDAFRAIVQLPNATVPGLSEPLNNNNDDLLIAGLSIKGIKTGSSSAAGGTLVWAAYKTVGDKTPLILGTMLDQHVTGADPDGANSLKLVKQNSKKVIEAVRTALTSAGVVKKGQVVGYVDDGLGTRTPVVATRDTAAVAVPGQRLELTLAVGEKGLPAKAPAGTEIGVLTIGTGPGAPTVPVALQTDLSAPSLGTKLVRLR, from the coding sequence CTGCTGCGGCTGCGTCCGCGGCTGCTTCCGCGACTGTGGCCGGGTCCGGGGCCGCATCCGAGTCCGCGTCCGGGAACGGGTCTGAGCCGGAGTCCGAGCTGGAGTCCGAGCCGGAGTCCGCGACCGCGTCCGAGTCCGAGCCGGAGTCCGCCGCCGTACCCGAGCCCGGGTCCGTACCCGTGCCCCGGTCCGGCGACGACCTCGAGGTTGCGCCCGATCCCGCATCCGGCCCCGGTGTGGAGCCTGCGGCCGGGGGTGTTGCCGAGCCCGTGCCCTCGGCCAGGGTCGTGCCCGACACCGTGTCCGCTTCCGAATCCCCGTCTGCGATCGCGGCCCAGGACGCGCCCGAGCCCTCGTCCGACTCCGTACCCGAGTCCGGCGGCGGGCAGCCCGTGGCCGGAGTTGTTTCCACGCTCGGGGCCGACCCGGAGACCGCCTCTACGTCGGCAGCCGGTCCCGATGACGGTCCTGGCTCCCGCCCTGAGTCGGACTCCGAAAGGACGAGCCAGTTCGTTGCCCTCAAGTCGCTGGACGAGGCGCCCTCGGCGTCGGCGCCGGTGCCGTCATGGGCCCGGCGGCCGGTGCCCGCCCCGGCACCCGTGCGGCCTGCTCCGGCTCCGGCCGAGCCGGCCCCGGCCGCCCCGGCTCCGGGAACCGGGCCCGGCCGGACTTCGGGGCCCGTCGCGACTCCGGCAGCCGCCCCGGCCCGAGTGACGGCTCCGGGAACCGCCCCCGTCGGGGGAGGGGCTCCCGCTGTCGCCCCCGCGGAGGCGGTCGCCCCCGAGGGAACCACCGAGCAGCCTTTGCCCGCGCTCGATCTGCTCGCGCAGCTCACCAACACCCCGCCGCCGCCCGAGACCCCCGCCCGGACGGTGGCCCGGCGGGTGCGGATCTGGGTGCCGCTGCTGCTCCTGCTGGTCGCCGTACTGGCCGTCGTACAGGCGTTGCGGCCGCTGCCCGACGCGATCCTCACCAGTGAGGGCGCCGCGTCCTCCGTCGCCCTCGACGGCCGCTTCGACGTGCCCTGGCCGGAGAAGGGCCAGGCCGCCGTACGGATCGGCGGCGCGGGCGACGTCGGGACGTTCGGGGAGCAGAAGCCCGTGCCGACGGCCAGCGTCGCCAAGGTCATGACGGCCTACGTGATCCTCAAGAACCACCCGCTGAAGAAGGACGAGGGCGGCCCGCAGATCGCGGTCGACGACAAGGCCGTCGCGGACGGCAAATCGGCGAGCGAATCACGCATCCCGGGTCTGACCACCGGCACCCGCTTCTCCCAGCAGGACATGCTGAAGATGTTGATGATCCCCTCGGGCAACAACATCGCCCGGCTGCTGGCCCGTTGGGACACCGGGAGCGACTCCGAGGCCGCCTTCGTGGAGAAGATGAACGCCGAGGCCAAGGCGCTCGGCATGACCTCCACCACGTACACCGACCCGAGCGGGCTCGACGCCAAGACCGTGAGCACCGCCGTCGATCAGCTGAAACTGGCCGAGGAGGTCATGAAGTTCGACGCCTTCCGGGCGATCGTCCAGCTTCCCAACGCCACCGTCCCGGGCCTGAGCGAGCCGCTCAACAACAACAACGACGACCTGCTCATCGCCGGACTCAGCATCAAGGGCATCAAGACCGGCTCCAGTTCGGCGGCCGGCGGCACGCTGGTGTGGGCGGCGTACAAGACGGTGGGCGACAAGACCCCGCTGATCCTCGGCACGATGCTCGACCAGCACGTCACCGGCGCCGACCCCGACGGCGCCAACAGCCTGAAACTGGTCAAGCAGAACAGCAAGAAGGTCATCGAGGCCGTCCGCACGGCCCTGACCTCGGCCGGCGTGGTCAAGAAGGGCCAGGTCGTCGGCTACGTGGACGACGGGCTCGGTACCCGTACCCCGGTGGTGGCCACCCGGGACACCGCCGCCGTGGCCGTGCCGGGGCAGCGGCTCGAACTGACCCTGGCCGTAGGGGAGAAGGGACTCCCCGCGAAGGCGCCGGCCGGCACCGAGATCGGGGTCCTGACCATCGGGACCGGACCGGGCGCCCCGACGGTTCCCGTGGCACTCCAGACGGACCTGTCCGCACCGTCCCTCGGCACGAAACTCGTACGCCTCCGCTAG